One window of the Flavobacteriaceae bacterium YJPT1-3 genome contains the following:
- a CDS encoding cytochrome c biogenesis protein CcdA — MPKTFLTLFLVLLTLPLQAQFGNAPQYDPVEWSGSVEVLGDATYALILEGEIEEEWHIYSQYTPEGGPIPLRIEFVDTIQTFKRLGPLEESKTYREFSEIFEVDEVFFKDSVQLTQRVEVPDNSWVKMILNYQVCKEVCITQEFYFVFDLEEKQVKEIANYDVFLAYGEPEGNAEQIKSNEPSVISNEQVAENRGLWSIFIIAFLSGFAALLTPCVFPMIPMTVGFFTKQSGTKAKGIQKAVLYGLFIVVIYVLLGSLVVGIFGADSLNALATNVTFNLIFFVLLILFGLSFLGAFELVLPHTWSTAVDKQASRGGLLGIFFMALALAIVSFSCTGPIVGTLLVEAASKGGIAPVIGMLGFSLAIAIPFALFAMFPSALKKLPRSGGWMNSVKATLGFLEIALAFKFLSNADLVLQAHLLEREVFLAIWIAVFGALALYLLGKIKLPHDSSDDHISVGRLSLGFVVLAFTIYLIPGLWGAPLKIISGFAPPMNYSESPYGLGGSASGLNKEVLMGGLPEHAELGPHDILAFTDYDAGMAFARQQNKPALLDFTGYACINCRKMEERVWGEPEVLSLLKNEVVLISLYTDSKEELPENEQYTSPTTGKRVKTVGNLWSDFQIEQYQINAQPYYIVLDADGQPLNQPVGYLPDVDAYAAWLEAGIEAY, encoded by the coding sequence ATGCCTAAAACCTTTCTTACCCTTTTCCTTGTTTTGCTCACCTTACCTCTTCAGGCGCAATTTGGCAATGCGCCTCAATACGATCCGGTGGAATGGTCAGGAAGCGTTGAGGTCCTGGGAGACGCTACCTATGCGTTGATTCTTGAAGGCGAGATAGAAGAAGAGTGGCATATCTACTCCCAATATACCCCGGAAGGGGGCCCTATACCTTTACGGATCGAGTTCGTGGACACCATCCAAACTTTTAAACGCCTGGGCCCATTGGAAGAAAGCAAAACCTATCGGGAATTCAGCGAGATCTTTGAGGTGGATGAGGTCTTTTTTAAGGATAGTGTACAATTGACCCAGCGGGTAGAGGTACCCGATAATTCCTGGGTTAAAATGATCTTGAATTATCAGGTGTGTAAAGAAGTCTGCATCACTCAGGAATTCTATTTTGTGTTTGACCTTGAGGAAAAACAGGTGAAGGAAATAGCCAATTATGACGTTTTTCTCGCCTATGGTGAGCCGGAGGGGAATGCAGAACAGATCAAATCGAATGAGCCCTCCGTCATCAGCAACGAACAAGTCGCTGAAAACCGCGGCCTGTGGTCCATTTTCATCATCGCCTTTCTGTCTGGATTTGCGGCTTTGCTTACCCCTTGTGTATTCCCTATGATCCCCATGACGGTTGGCTTCTTTACCAAGCAGAGTGGGACTAAAGCCAAAGGGATACAGAAGGCCGTCTTGTACGGACTTTTTATCGTTGTGATTTATGTGCTTTTGGGTTCTTTAGTAGTGGGCATCTTTGGCGCAGATAGCTTGAACGCCCTGGCGACCAATGTGACCTTTAATCTTATTTTCTTCGTCTTGTTGATCCTATTCGGGCTGTCCTTCTTGGGTGCCTTTGAACTGGTTTTGCCGCATACCTGGTCTACGGCGGTCGATAAGCAGGCGAGTCGCGGGGGCTTGCTGGGTATCTTTTTTATGGCTCTGGCCTTAGCCATTGTCTCTTTCAGTTGTACGGGCCCCATCGTAGGTACTTTATTGGTGGAAGCAGCCTCCAAAGGAGGGATTGCTCCGGTCATTGGTATGTTGGGATTTTCTCTAGCCATAGCCATTCCCTTCGCTCTTTTTGCGATGTTTCCCAGTGCCCTTAAAAAATTACCGCGTTCAGGAGGATGGATGAATTCGGTGAAAGCCACCTTAGGATTCCTGGAGATCGCGTTAGCCTTTAAGTTCTTATCGAATGCCGATCTCGTCCTGCAGGCGCATTTACTGGAGCGGGAAGTCTTCCTGGCGATATGGATCGCCGTTTTTGGAGCCTTGGCGCTTTACCTGCTGGGCAAGATCAAATTGCCCCACGACAGCAGTGATGATCACATCTCGGTGGGGCGATTGAGTTTAGGTTTCGTTGTACTTGCCTTTACTATATATCTTATTCCGGGGTTGTGGGGAGCGCCTTTAAAGATCATCAGTGGTTTTGCTCCGCCCATGAATTACAGTGAATCGCCCTACGGCCTGGGTGGCTCCGCTTCCGGATTGAACAAAGAGGTCTTAATGGGAGGTCTGCCGGAACATGCTGAATTGGGACCACATGATATCCTTGCCTTTACAGATTATGATGCGGGTATGGCCTTCGCTCGCCAACAGAACAAGCCTGCTTTGTTAGATTTCACCGGTTATGCCTGCATCAATTGCCGTAAAATGGAAGAGCGGGTATGGGGTGAGCCGGAGGTGTTGAGTCTGCTGAAAAATGAAGTGGTGCTTATTTCCCTGTATACAGATAGCAAAGAGGAACTGCCTGAAAATGAACAATACACCAGTCCCACGACCGGTAAGCGTGTAAAGACCGTAGGGAACCTTTGGAGCGATTTCCAGATTGAGCAGTATCAGATCAATGCACAACCGTATTACATCGTCCTAGACGCTGATGGTCAGCCGTTAAATCAACCGGTAGGCTACCTGCCCGATGTAGATGCCTATGCCGCCTGGCTTGAAGCCGGAATCGAAGCCTATTAG
- a CDS encoding CocE/NonD family hydrolase: MLRFTATLFFVFAFAKAIPAQSLSTEEIAALYEKTEVMIPMRDGIKLHTTIYTPRAAGDYPILLKRTPYSCQPYGEDQYTTRLGPNEFLVKEGNIFVHQDVRGRWNSEGVYDNMRAYIPNKKRKQTDEASDTYDTIDWLVKNAKKNNGNVGVWGISYPGFYATYSLLSGHPALKAVSPQACIGDFFFDDFHHNGAYLLSYWRATAVFGYMKTEPTTSSWYEFPELGTPDQYQFFLDAGPLTNLDEYYKEDNVFWQQLKDHPNYDEFWQSRGIIQHLKDIKPAVMTVGGLFDAEDLYGPFETYKNIEKRSSNYNTFVFGPWSHGDWARSNVRQAIGNVYFGDNISRDYQRDIETKFFNHFLKNDGKGDSGLPEAYMYDTGSRVWKSYAQWPPEGAQKKTFYLGERSKLTDQPAASNQHTYISDVEKPVPYSEDIKMVFTPRKYMTDDQRFAARRPDVLVFETDVLEEDMTLSGEILAKLQVATTGTAADWVVKVIDVYPPDAPDYEETQSYLKMANYHMLVRSEVMRGRFRNDFSQPEPFEPNTKTAVNIKLQDVHHTFEKGHKIQIQIQSTWFPLIDLNPQTYVPNIFKAKAEDFQTQTHAVYGDSAIEVTVLD, translated from the coding sequence ATGTTACGCTTTACAGCGACCCTGTTTTTTGTTTTCGCTTTCGCGAAAGCGATACCCGCCCAATCCTTGTCTACTGAGGAAATCGCCGCACTTTACGAAAAAACGGAGGTGATGATCCCCATGCGCGACGGGATTAAGCTGCACACCACCATTTACACCCCACGGGCAGCAGGAGACTATCCCATCTTACTGAAGCGAACTCCCTATAGCTGTCAACCGTACGGAGAAGATCAATACACCACCCGCCTGGGACCTAATGAATTCCTGGTCAAAGAAGGGAACATTTTTGTTCATCAGGACGTCAGAGGGCGATGGAATAGTGAAGGGGTCTATGATAATATGCGGGCCTATATCCCTAATAAAAAGAGAAAGCAGACCGATGAAGCCAGCGATACCTATGACACCATCGACTGGTTGGTCAAAAATGCAAAAAAGAACAACGGAAATGTAGGTGTTTGGGGTATTTCCTACCCGGGATTTTACGCGACCTACAGCTTACTCAGTGGTCATCCTGCACTGAAAGCCGTTTCTCCACAGGCTTGTATAGGCGATTTCTTTTTTGACGACTTTCATCACAACGGAGCCTATTTGCTGAGTTATTGGCGCGCCACGGCAGTGTTCGGGTACATGAAAACAGAGCCCACCACTTCCAGTTGGTATGAATTTCCGGAGTTGGGAACGCCTGATCAATACCAGTTCTTTCTGGACGCCGGTCCACTGACCAACTTGGATGAATACTATAAAGAAGACAATGTATTCTGGCAACAATTGAAAGATCATCCCAATTATGACGAATTCTGGCAGTCAAGAGGCATTATTCAGCATTTGAAAGACATCAAACCTGCGGTCATGACCGTTGGGGGTTTATTTGACGCCGAAGACCTGTACGGACCCTTCGAGACTTATAAGAATATCGAAAAGCGCAGTTCCAATTATAACACCTTCGTATTCGGTCCCTGGAGTCATGGGGACTGGGCCCGATCCAATGTTCGCCAGGCCATAGGGAATGTCTATTTTGGCGATAATATCAGTCGGGATTACCAGCGGGATATTGAGACCAAATTTTTCAATCACTTTTTGAAGAATGATGGAAAGGGAGATTCCGGACTTCCTGAGGCTTATATGTACGACACTGGCAGCCGGGTTTGGAAGTCGTATGCGCAGTGGCCACCGGAGGGAGCTCAAAAAAAGACCTTTTATTTAGGCGAACGCAGTAAGCTTACGGATCAACCTGCAGCTTCCAACCAACATACCTACATCAGTGACGTGGAAAAGCCGGTACCTTATTCGGAAGACATTAAGATGGTCTTTACGCCTCGAAAGTACATGACCGATGATCAGCGCTTCGCTGCCCGTAGACCGGATGTATTGGTCTTTGAAACCGATGTTCTGGAAGAAGATATGACCTTGAGCGGGGAAATTTTAGCCAAGCTACAAGTAGCCACGACCGGTACCGCGGCGGATTGGGTGGTTAAAGTCATTGATGTTTATCCACCAGATGCCCCGGATTATGAAGAAACACAATCCTATTTAAAAATGGCCAATTACCATATGTTGGTACGCTCTGAAGTGATGCGGGGTCGGTTTCGAAACGATTTCAGCCAACCGGAGCCTTTTGAACCGAATACCAAAACAGCAGTTAATATCAAATTACAGGATGTACATCACACCTTTGAAAAAGGACATAAAATCCAAATTCAAATCCAGAGTACCTGGTTTCCCCTCATTGATTTGAACCCGCAGACCTACGTGCCCAATATATTTAAGGCTAAAGCAGAAGATTTTCAAACACAAACACATGCGGTGTACGGGGATAGCGCCATTGAGGTCACTGTATTGGACTAG
- a CDS encoding glycoside hydrolase family 13 protein: MKLLRVLLCLFTLVAQAQITRVEPPFWWTGMEHAQVEVLLNGPSISDYEVSSSDLEILKIDRVENPNYLFVTLQTAEQSAGTYHLKLTISGKKAQEIPFELRQRRPDSKNRQGFKSSDLIYLIMADRFANGDPANDSVSGLKEKADRSKQGGRHGGDIQGIIDHLDYLQELGATAIWNTPLLEDDDAQYSYHTYAQSDVYRIDPRYGSNADYVRLAREMHQRDMKLIMDYVTNHWGAEHWMIKDLPEYDWIHQFPGYANTNYRMTTQYDPNTSQIDKRYNEDGWFVRSMPDLNQRNPRVLNYLIQNAIWWIEYADLDGLRVDTYSYNNKEEIAQWTQAIMNEYPNFNVVGEVWLHNSAQIAYWQKDSKIGAIQNFNSHLPSVMDFTLHDAIGLMFQEEASWDTGMIRAYENLVNDFLYTDIDKLLVFAENHDTQRINTVLDGSLDDYKLTMALIGTVRGIPQIYYGSEIGMQGDKAKGDGDIRRDFPGGWEGDPVNAFTPEGRTLRQSAYHDFTKTLFQWRKTASAVHQGKTTQYIPENNVYVYFREDDQQRIMVVLNNNKEPQTLKLDRFRESINTSTSGKEILSGKTFQLDGKLNVAAKTPLIIELAMNK, encoded by the coding sequence ATGAAATTATTGCGCGTTCTTCTTTGCTTGTTCACTTTAGTCGCCCAGGCTCAAATAACACGGGTGGAACCTCCTTTTTGGTGGACCGGGATGGAACACGCACAAGTGGAGGTGTTGTTGAACGGCCCTTCCATCAGCGATTATGAGGTCAGCTCAAGCGACCTGGAGATTCTTAAGATAGATCGCGTGGAGAATCCCAATTATCTGTTCGTCACGCTCCAGACGGCCGAACAATCAGCAGGGACCTATCACTTAAAGTTGACCATCTCCGGAAAAAAAGCTCAAGAAATTCCCTTTGAACTGCGCCAACGCAGACCCGATTCCAAAAACCGGCAGGGCTTCAAAAGCAGTGATTTGATCTATTTGATCATGGCCGATCGTTTCGCCAATGGAGATCCTGCGAACGATTCCGTAAGTGGATTGAAGGAAAAGGCCGATCGATCGAAACAAGGAGGTAGGCATGGTGGTGACATCCAGGGTATCATTGATCATTTGGACTACCTGCAAGAGCTGGGCGCCACGGCGATCTGGAATACGCCCTTACTGGAAGATGATGATGCGCAATACTCCTATCATACCTATGCCCAGAGTGACGTCTATCGCATTGATCCGCGGTACGGAAGCAATGCAGATTACGTCCGACTAGCCCGGGAGATGCACCAACGGGACATGAAATTGATCATGGATTATGTGACTAATCATTGGGGTGCGGAGCATTGGATGATCAAAGACCTACCGGAATACGACTGGATTCATCAATTCCCGGGCTATGCGAATACGAATTATCGCATGACCACCCAATACGATCCCAACACTTCCCAAATCGATAAGCGCTACAACGAAGACGGTTGGTTTGTGCGCAGCATGCCTGATTTAAATCAGCGCAATCCACGAGTGCTCAACTACCTCATTCAAAACGCGATCTGGTGGATCGAGTACGCCGATCTGGATGGCTTGAGGGTGGATACCTATTCCTATAACAATAAAGAAGAGATCGCACAGTGGACACAGGCCATCATGAACGAATATCCCAATTTCAACGTGGTGGGCGAAGTCTGGTTGCACAACAGTGCCCAAATCGCCTATTGGCAAAAGGACAGTAAAATTGGAGCGATCCAGAATTTCAATTCGCACCTGCCTTCGGTCATGGATTTTACGTTGCATGATGCTATTGGGTTGATGTTCCAGGAAGAAGCCAGTTGGGACACCGGGATGATCAGGGCCTATGAAAACCTGGTCAATGATTTCCTCTACACAGACATCGATAAACTGTTGGTTTTTGCCGAGAATCACGATACCCAGCGCATCAACACCGTGCTGGATGGGAGTCTCGACGACTATAAACTGACGATGGCATTGATTGGCACTGTACGGGGAATCCCGCAGATTTATTACGGTAGTGAAATTGGCATGCAAGGTGATAAAGCGAAAGGAGATGGCGACATTCGAAGGGATTTTCCCGGAGGCTGGGAGGGAGATCCGGTAAACGCATTCACTCCAGAAGGCAGAACGCTTAGGCAGAGTGCGTATCACGACTTTACGAAAACCTTATTTCAATGGCGTAAGACCGCTTCGGCCGTTCATCAGGGGAAAACCACCCAGTATATTCCGGAGAACAATGTTTATGTGTATTTTCGGGAGGACGATCAGCAGCGGATCATGGTCGTGCTCAACAACAATAAAGAGCCGCAGACTCTGAAACTGGATCGCTTTCGCGAAAGCATAAATACGAGCACGAGCGGAAAAGAAATTCTTTCCGGCAAAACGTTCCAACTCGATGGCAAACTGAACGTAGCAGCCAAAACACCGCTGATCATTGAATTGGCGATGAACAAATAA
- a CDS encoding alpha-amylase family glycosyl hydrolase, whose translation MKKYLTIISAWLVVLSCAEPQKPQQKDTSMNGKEKKVVYQVFTRLFGNTNTTNKPWGTIAENGVGKFNDFTDQALKEIKDLGVTHIWYTGVPHHAVINDYTKIGIPNDDPDVVKGRAGSPYAVKDYYQVNPDLAEDPANRMAEFEALIARTHANGLQLLIDIVPNHVARKYEGKNNPEGVSDFGAQDDTSVVYARDNNFYYIPGEDFKVPAWPQGYQPLGGEAHEMIDGRFRESPAKWTGNGSRDAQPNVNDWYETVKINYGVRPDGSYDFPALPEGADSLSVEEHYAFWQDQDVPDSWKKFKDIALFWTEKGVDGFRFDMAEMVPVGFWSYMNSHIKNSNPEAFLLAEVYNPSLYRDYIHRGKMDYLYDKVALYDSLKYIMQGHSSTDRIAPILEEQRDIEHHLLHFLENHDEQRIASPEFAGDVNKAKPAMVVSALTTTSPTMIYFGQEVGEPGAEDGGFGDPSRTSIFDYVGVPAHQRWMNEGAFDGGQSTDEEKALRDFYKRLLKLSLEHKAFEGEYADIHQHNRQNTEWYNDKVYSFVRWNGDQRVVVVSNFDAQDAFGFELQIPAAVINDLGLEDGNYKASELLRGEQQAQLRVESGTGFIRIDVAPLASVVYVF comes from the coding sequence ATGAAAAAGTACCTCACCATAATCAGCGCCTGGCTTGTAGTTTTGTCTTGTGCTGAACCGCAAAAGCCTCAGCAAAAAGACACCTCTATGAATGGCAAGGAAAAGAAAGTTGTGTATCAGGTATTTACCCGCTTGTTCGGAAACACCAATACCACTAATAAACCCTGGGGTACTATCGCTGAGAATGGTGTGGGTAAGTTCAATGATTTTACAGACCAGGCACTGAAGGAAATTAAAGACCTGGGGGTGACCCACATTTGGTATACCGGGGTGCCTCATCACGCCGTGATCAACGATTACACCAAGATTGGGATCCCCAATGACGATCCGGATGTGGTCAAAGGACGTGCGGGCTCGCCTTATGCGGTAAAAGATTATTATCAGGTCAATCCCGATCTGGCGGAAGATCCGGCCAACCGTATGGCCGAATTTGAGGCCTTGATCGCGCGTACCCATGCCAACGGACTCCAACTACTCATCGACATCGTGCCTAATCATGTGGCTCGGAAATACGAAGGCAAGAACAATCCGGAAGGGGTGAGCGATTTCGGGGCTCAGGATGATACCAGTGTAGTTTACGCTCGAGATAATAACTTCTATTACATTCCGGGTGAAGATTTTAAAGTCCCTGCCTGGCCGCAAGGCTATCAGCCTTTGGGAGGGGAAGCTCATGAAATGATCGATGGTCGCTTCCGCGAAAGCCCGGCCAAATGGACCGGAAATGGGAGTCGGGATGCCCAGCCCAATGTCAACGACTGGTATGAAACCGTCAAAATAAACTACGGAGTACGACCGGATGGCAGCTACGATTTTCCGGCTTTGCCGGAAGGAGCTGATTCGTTGAGCGTGGAGGAACATTATGCTTTTTGGCAAGACCAAGATGTGCCGGACAGCTGGAAAAAATTCAAGGACATTGCCTTATTCTGGACGGAGAAAGGCGTGGATGGCTTCCGCTTTGACATGGCCGAGATGGTGCCGGTTGGATTTTGGAGCTATATGAACAGTCATATCAAAAACAGCAATCCGGAGGCCTTTCTGTTGGCAGAGGTCTACAATCCTTCTTTGTACCGGGACTATATTCATCGCGGAAAAATGGACTACCTCTACGATAAAGTAGCGCTTTATGATTCTTTAAAGTACATCATGCAGGGCCACAGCAGTACCGATCGCATCGCACCTATACTGGAGGAGCAACGCGATATAGAACATCATTTGCTCCATTTTTTAGAGAATCACGACGAGCAACGCATCGCGAGTCCGGAGTTTGCCGGAGATGTGAATAAAGCCAAGCCGGCCATGGTGGTTTCTGCCTTAACGACCACTTCGCCAACCATGATCTATTTTGGCCAGGAGGTAGGAGAGCCCGGGGCTGAGGACGGGGGTTTTGGTGATCCTAGTCGGACGTCCATTTTTGATTATGTGGGCGTTCCCGCCCATCAGCGCTGGATGAATGAGGGCGCCTTTGATGGCGGTCAAAGTACGGATGAAGAGAAAGCGCTTCGCGATTTTTACAAGCGCCTGCTCAAGCTGTCGTTGGAGCATAAAGCCTTTGAAGGCGAATATGCCGATATTCATCAGCACAATCGTCAGAACACCGAGTGGTACAATGACAAGGTTTACTCCTTTGTGCGCTGGAACGGGGATCAAAGGGTGGTGGTCGTCAGCAACTTCGATGCTCAGGATGCCTTCGGTTTTGAATTGCAAATTCCGGCAGCGGTCATTAATGATCTGGGACTGGAAGACGGCAATTACAAAGCATCAGAGCTTCTTAGAGGCGAGCAGCAAGCACAGCTGCGGGTGGAGAGCGGCACCGGCTTTATCCGAATCGATGTAGCTCCCTTAGCATCGGTAGTTTATGTATTTTAA